A genomic window from Terrisporobacter glycolicus ATCC 14880 = DSM 1288 includes:
- the phoU gene encoding phosphate signaling complex protein PhoU: protein MVITNLDVSIQSLKEYTLRMIEKCQDSVDLSVEYMIKKDMKNTKKVIREDDDIDILREYIRDRSIELMALKQPLARDLRYIYAICDISTELERIGDYAANICRESLEIGEEPFIKELIDIPIMKEICCEMLKDLWVALKDDNANLAYEIAQKDNEIDVLYERVRQDCLQVMHNDPDKNINQGMRLVFIGRYLERIGDHVTNICEKIIYAKNGEMIEIG, encoded by the coding sequence ATGGTTATTACTAATTTAGATGTAAGCATTCAATCTCTTAAAGAGTATACTTTAAGGATGATTGAAAAGTGCCAGGATTCTGTTGATTTATCAGTAGAATACATGATAAAAAAAGACATGAAAAACACAAAAAAAGTAATTAGAGAAGATGATGATATCGACATACTAAGGGAGTATATAAGAGATAGAAGTATAGAGCTTATGGCCTTAAAGCAACCTTTAGCTAGGGACCTAAGATATATTTATGCTATTTGTGATATATCTACAGAATTAGAAAGAATAGGTGACTATGCAGCTAATATATGTAGAGAAAGTTTAGAAATAGGTGAGGAACCATTTATAAAAGAGTTAATAGACATACCTATAATGAAAGAAATATGCTGTGAAATGCTTAAAGATTTATGGGTTGCACTAAAAGATGATAATGCAAATTTAGCTTATGAAATAGCTCAAAAAGATAATGAGATAGATGTGTTGTATGAAAGAGTAAGACAAGATTGTTTGCAAGTTATGCATAATGACCCAGATAAAAATATTAATCAAGGAATGCGATTAGTATTTATAGGAAGATACCTTGAAAGAATTGGTGATCATGTAACTAATATATGTGAAAAAATTATCTATGCTAAAAATGGCGAGATGATAGAAATTGGATAG
- a CDS encoding valine--tRNA ligase, with protein MAIKNLSKTYDPKDFEKRLYDEWLDKGYFKSSPNPDKKPYCIVLPPPNITGQLHMGHALDHTLQDVLIRWKRMDGFETLWQPGTDHASIATEVKVVERIKAQEGKTKYELGREEFLKRAMDWRNEFGRKIVDQMQQLGDSCDWDRERFTMDEGCNEAVTDFFVKLYEKGQIYRGNRIINWCPDCKTTLSDAEVEHEEKDGNFYHIKYFLKDSDEFLEIATTRPETMLGDTGIAVNPEDERYTHLVGKTAILPLVGRELPIVADDYVDKDFGSGAVKMTPAHDPNDFGVGQRHSLEEINVMNEDGTMNELAGKYQGMDRYECRKQLMKDLEESGYVIAVKDHPHAVGTCYRCHTIIEPRLSEQWFVKMDELAKPAIDILKSKELEFVPERYDKTYLQWLENIRDWCISRQLWWGHQIPAYYCQECGEVIVAKGKPEACKCGCSDLKQDEDVLDTWFSSALWPFSTLGWPHNTEELDYYYPTNVLVTGYDIIFFWVVRMAFAGMFCMNEKPFDHVLIHGLVRDSQGRKMSKSLGNGIDPLEVIDQYGADALRFMLVTGNSPGNDMRFYMERVEAARNFANKLWNASRFVFMNIDEEIMNGVTRESVEANLTIADKWIISRANNVVKEVIDNMDKFDLGIAAQKIYDFAWTEYCDWYIEIVKPRLYGDDVEAKKAALYTLTYVLETILKLLHPYMPFITEEIYTYLPTVEGSIVIANWPHYKEEDNMASEEEMMELAMDGIRNIRNARAEMDVPPSKKAKVIIVPTEDKKPAVEATKEYFVTLASASTVEIADNENNIPEDAVSVVINGAKIFIPLDELVDFEKEKERLTKEKSKLEGEIKRVNGKLSNQGFLAKAPESLVNEEKAKKEKFEEMMKSVVERLENIESKLK; from the coding sequence ATGGCAATAAAAAACTTATCAAAAACTTATGATCCAAAAGACTTTGAAAAAAGATTATATGATGAGTGGTTAGACAAAGGTTACTTCAAATCAAGCCCAAATCCTGATAAGAAACCTTACTGTATAGTTTTACCACCACCAAATATAACAGGGCAATTACATATGGGGCATGCTCTTGACCACACATTACAAGACGTTCTTATAAGATGGAAACGTATGGATGGTTTTGAAACTTTATGGCAACCAGGAACTGACCATGCTTCTATAGCAACAGAAGTTAAGGTTGTTGAAAGAATAAAAGCGCAAGAAGGAAAAACTAAGTACGAATTAGGAAGAGAAGAATTCCTAAAGAGAGCTATGGACTGGAGAAATGAATTTGGTAGAAAAATAGTAGACCAAATGCAACAATTAGGAGACTCTTGTGACTGGGATAGAGAAAGATTTACAATGGATGAAGGATGTAATGAAGCTGTTACTGATTTCTTTGTAAAACTTTATGAAAAAGGTCAAATATACAGAGGAAACAGAATAATAAACTGGTGTCCAGATTGTAAAACTACTTTATCGGATGCTGAAGTTGAGCATGAAGAAAAAGACGGAAACTTCTATCATATAAAATACTTCCTAAAAGATAGTGATGAATTCTTAGAAATAGCTACAACTAGACCAGAAACTATGCTTGGAGATACAGGGATAGCTGTTAATCCAGAAGATGAGAGATATACTCATTTAGTAGGAAAAACTGCAATACTTCCATTAGTAGGAAGAGAACTTCCAATAGTTGCTGATGATTATGTAGACAAAGATTTTGGATCAGGGGCAGTTAAAATGACTCCAGCTCATGACCCTAATGACTTTGGTGTAGGTCAAAGACATAGCTTAGAAGAAATCAACGTTATGAACGAAGATGGAACTATGAATGAACTTGCTGGCAAATACCAAGGTATGGACAGATATGAATGTAGAAAACAATTAATGAAAGATTTAGAAGAATCAGGATATGTTATAGCTGTTAAAGATCATCCACATGCAGTTGGGACTTGCTACAGATGTCATACTATAATAGAGCCAAGACTTTCTGAGCAATGGTTCGTTAAAATGGATGAATTAGCAAAACCTGCTATAGATATATTAAAATCAAAAGAATTAGAATTTGTACCAGAAAGATATGATAAAACATATTTACAATGGTTAGAAAATATAAGAGATTGGTGTATTTCTAGACAGTTATGGTGGGGTCACCAAATACCTGCTTACTACTGCCAAGAATGTGGTGAAGTAATAGTAGCCAAAGGAAAGCCAGAAGCATGTAAATGTGGATGCTCTGACTTAAAGCAAGATGAAGACGTACTAGACACTTGGTTCTCATCTGCTCTATGGCCTTTCTCAACATTAGGATGGCCTCATAACACTGAAGAATTAGACTACTACTATCCAACTAACGTACTTGTTACGGGATACGATATAATATTCTTCTGGGTTGTAAGAATGGCATTTGCAGGAATGTTCTGTATGAACGAAAAACCATTTGATCACGTATTAATACATGGACTTGTTAGAGATTCTCAAGGTAGAAAAATGAGTAAGTCTTTAGGAAATGGTATAGATCCACTTGAAGTTATAGACCAATACGGAGCTGATGCTTTAAGATTCATGTTAGTAACAGGTAACTCTCCAGGAAATGATATGAGATTCTACATGGAAAGAGTTGAAGCAGCTAGAAACTTCGCTAATAAATTATGGAATGCATCTAGATTCGTATTCATGAACATAGATGAAGAAATAATGAATGGAGTTACTAGAGAATCTGTTGAAGCTAACTTAACAATAGCTGACAAATGGATAATATCTAGAGCTAACAATGTTGTTAAAGAAGTTATAGACAACATGGACAAGTTTGATTTAGGTATAGCAGCACAAAAAATCTATGATTTCGCATGGACTGAATACTGTGACTGGTATATAGAAATAGTTAAACCAAGATTATACGGAGATGATGTAGAAGCTAAAAAAGCTGCTTTATACACTTTAACTTATGTTCTTGAAACTATATTAAAATTGTTACATCCATATATGCCTTTTATAACAGAAGAAATATACACTTATCTTCCAACTGTAGAAGGAAGCATAGTTATAGCTAACTGGCCTCACTATAAAGAAGAAGATAACATGGCAAGTGAAGAAGAAATGATGGAACTTGCAATGGACGGTATAAGAAATATAAGAAATGCTAGAGCTGAAATGGATGTTCCACCATCTAAGAAAGCTAAAGTAATAATAGTTCCAACAGAAGATAAAAAACCAGCTGTAGAAGCTACAAAAGAATACTTTGTAACTTTAGCATCAGCTTCAACAGTAGAAATTGCTGATAACGAAAACAACATACCAGAAGATGCTGTATCAGTTGTTATAAATGGAGCTAAAATATTTATACCACTTGATGAATTAGTTGACTTTGAGAAAGAAAAAGAAAGATTAACGAAAGAAAAATCTAAATTAGAAGGCGAAATAAAAAGAGTTAATGGAAAACTTTCTAACCAAGGTTTCTTAGCTAAAGCACCAGAAAGCTTAGTTAACGAAGAAAAAGCTAAAAAAGAAAAATTCGAAGAAATGATGAAATCAGTTGTTGAAAGACTTGAAAATATAGAGTCAAAATTGAAATAA
- the pstA gene encoding phosphate ABC transporter permease PstA, translating into MRKIKDNFLSFLLYLSSFVTVGILVLIVGFIFVNGIKGINLSYIFSDYSASGDGGILPMIISTVYMVVIAIAIATPIGILSAIYLNEYAKKGKVVEIIRFATECLAGIPSIIYGLFGGIFFVVTLKMQYSIIAGALTVAIIILPVIIRTTEEALKTVPNEFREGSLAMGATKFQTLYKVIIPSALPGILSGVILSIGRVIGESAAILLTAGTVASMPTSIFDSARTLTVHSYLLTKEMGDISGAASVGVVLIVIVLILNTSTKLIAKKLSKGNI; encoded by the coding sequence ATGAGAAAAATTAAAGATAATTTTTTAAGCTTCCTATTATACCTATCATCATTTGTAACAGTTGGGATTTTAGTACTAATAGTAGGATTTATATTTGTTAACGGAATTAAAGGAATTAACTTAAGCTATATATTTAGTGATTATTCGGCATCAGGAGATGGTGGAATTTTACCAATGATAATAAGTACTGTGTATATGGTAGTAATCGCCATAGCTATAGCCACTCCAATAGGTATTTTATCAGCAATATATCTTAATGAATATGCTAAAAAAGGCAAGGTAGTAGAAATAATAAGATTTGCTACAGAATGTTTAGCAGGAATACCTTCAATAATATATGGTTTATTCGGGGGGATATTCTTTGTTGTAACATTAAAAATGCAATACTCAATAATAGCAGGGGCTTTAACAGTAGCAATAATAATACTTCCTGTAATAATAAGAACAACAGAAGAAGCTTTAAAAACAGTGCCAAATGAATTTAGAGAAGGATCATTGGCAATGGGAGCTACAAAGTTCCAAACTTTATATAAAGTTATAATACCAAGTGCACTTCCAGGAATATTATCAGGAGTTATATTATCAATAGGACGTGTAATTGGTGAATCAGCAGCTATATTATTAACAGCAGGAACAGTTGCTAGTATGCCAACAAGCATATTTGACAGTGCGAGAACATTAACTGTTCACTCATATCTTTTAACAAAAGAAATGGGGGATATAAGTGGAGCAGCTAGTGTCGGAGTAGTATTAATCGTAATAGTCTTAATTTTAAATACAAGTACTAAGCTAATTGCTAAAAAGTTAAGTAAGGGTAATATATAG
- a CDS encoding FUSC family protein encodes MRLQNIIGMRTIKTGIAVMLCCILTSFAVGNMFYCATACVVTMQDTIKTSFKMGTQRVLGTLIGGLIGFLLVLISPANPILCGIGIMLVIKCCNMFKLSSLVVSSVTFLSLYLGYVDSAPLVYSIQRIIDTSIGVIMGLIINYSVARPNYYNNTMNEFKKIKSLCKENLRNIALGKKDLELDSIENKIKTSEAIYSKLIDELNYSKGNFNLDIIDKSLDLCRQIYFHIKSIELLEKELFLTKDNHKSLKKLYKNEQILLQINEDESPVFNFHLNKVIEKTNLLEELIGPNY; translated from the coding sequence ATGCGGTTACAAAATATTATAGGCATGAGGACTATAAAGACAGGAATAGCAGTTATGTTGTGTTGTATATTAACTAGTTTTGCCGTAGGCAATATGTTTTACTGTGCTACAGCATGTGTAGTGACTATGCAAGATACAATAAAGACATCTTTTAAAATGGGAACCCAAAGAGTGTTGGGTACATTAATAGGAGGATTAATAGGATTTTTGCTTGTATTAATATCTCCAGCAAATCCAATTTTATGTGGAATCGGAATTATGTTAGTTATAAAATGCTGCAATATGTTTAAGTTATCTTCTTTAGTAGTATCAAGTGTTACATTTTTATCTTTATATTTAGGGTATGTTGATAGTGCTCCGCTAGTTTATTCTATTCAAAGAATAATAGATACATCTATAGGTGTTATTATGGGACTTATTATTAATTATAGTGTAGCAAGGCCGAATTATTATAACAACACAATGAATGAATTTAAAAAGATTAAATCTCTATGCAAAGAAAATTTGAGAAATATAGCACTTGGTAAGAAAGATTTAGAACTTGATAGTATTGAAAATAAGATAAAAACTTCAGAGGCAATTTATTCAAAACTTATAGATGAATTAAATTATAGTAAGGGTAACTTTAATTTAGATATTATAGATAAATCTCTAGATTTATGCAGACAAATATATTTCCACATAAAGTCTATAGAATTACTGGAAAAAGAATTATTTTTAACTAAAGATAATCATAAAAGTTTAAAAAAACTTTATAAAAATGAACAAATTTTATTGCAAATTAACGAAGATGAAAGTCCTGTATTTAACTTTCATTTAAACAAAGTAATAGAAAAAACAAACTTATTAGAAGAACTAATAGGACCAAATTATTAG
- a CDS encoding bifunctional folylpolyglutamate synthase/dihydrofolate synthase, producing MNYQEALEFIEKSHKFGMRLGLENTFKLLELLGNPQDKLKFIHVAGTNGKGSVCSFISNTLKEQGYKVGLYTSPYLETFTERIRLNGNNIPEEDVARIITIMKEKIEQMASQGHAYPTEFEIETAMAFYYYYEQQVDYVVLEVGLGGRFDATNVIKSPLASVIVSLSLDHIGILGDTLGKIAYEKAGIIKEDSIAVVYKQKQEAEDVIKNVCKEKNTKYVEANFEHLVIKKSDINSQVFDCTILGEKFEDVEISLIGEHQVNNAVLALTVIKVLREERKIEISYDAIRKALLNTRWPGRIEKIKDKPTFIIDGAHNEDGAKSLSKALEKHFSGKKMTLLIGMLKDKDIDGVLEILMDKFDKVITTTPDSDRAMGCEELKEKIEKYVPNIIAIENIDEAVKYALDNASEDEIIISAGSLYMIGHVRKIFK from the coding sequence ATGAATTATCAAGAGGCGCTAGAGTTTATTGAAAAATCGCATAAATTTGGAATGAGACTAGGATTAGAAAATACATTCAAATTATTGGAGTTATTGGGAAATCCACAAGATAAGCTTAAATTTATTCATGTGGCAGGAACTAACGGAAAAGGTTCAGTATGCTCTTTTATTTCAAACACATTAAAGGAGCAAGGATATAAAGTAGGTCTTTACACATCTCCATATTTGGAAACTTTTACAGAAAGAATAAGACTTAATGGAAATAATATCCCTGAGGAAGATGTGGCAAGAATAATTACTATAATGAAAGAAAAAATAGAGCAAATGGCGTCTCAAGGACATGCATATCCTACTGAGTTTGAAATAGAAACTGCTATGGCATTTTACTATTACTATGAGCAACAAGTGGATTATGTAGTGCTTGAAGTGGGCTTAGGAGGAAGATTTGATGCTACAAATGTAATCAAATCACCACTTGCCAGTGTAATAGTTTCTCTTAGTTTAGACCATATAGGAATTCTTGGTGATACATTAGGAAAAATCGCTTATGAAAAAGCAGGCATAATAAAAGAAGATAGTATTGCAGTTGTTTATAAACAAAAACAAGAAGCTGAAGATGTGATAAAAAATGTATGCAAAGAAAAAAACACTAAATATGTAGAAGCTAATTTTGAACATTTAGTAATTAAAAAGTCTGACATAAATTCACAAGTATTTGATTGCACAATATTAGGTGAGAAATTTGAAGATGTGGAAATAAGTTTAATAGGAGAGCATCAAGTAAACAATGCAGTATTAGCACTAACAGTAATAAAAGTATTAAGAGAAGAGAGAAAAATAGAAATTAGTTATGATGCTATAAGAAAAGCATTGTTAAATACTAGATGGCCAGGCAGAATTGAAAAAATAAAGGACAAACCAACATTTATAATAGATGGAGCTCATAATGAAGATGGAGCAAAATCTTTATCTAAAGCTCTAGAAAAACATTTTAGTGGGAAGAAGATGACTTTATTAATAGGAATGTTAAAGGACAAGGATATTGACGGTGTTCTTGAAATACTGATGGACAAGTTTGACAAAGTTATTACAACTACACCAGATAGTGATAGAGCCATGGGATGTGAGGAGTTAAAAGAAAAAATAGAAAAGTATGTACCCAATATTATTGCTATTGAAAATATAGATGAAGCAGTAAAATATGCTTTAGATAATGCTTCAGAAGATGAAATAATAATCTCGGCAGGTTCATTGTATATGATAGGACATGTTAGAAAAATATTTAAATAA
- a CDS encoding polysaccharide deacetylase family protein has product MMKLRKNIVIKSFIFFVLITVSILGFGNKLVSYAEGKKIAYITFDDGPSKYTRQIIDTLDKNNVKGTFFMINDNMIVFKDDVKRMTAEGHGTGFHGITHDINELYKTEDSAIEEFRTCNRTFYKITGQTSRLVRIPFGSKPYMVESIYKKFIDEGFLLWDWTLDTEDWKSSEDQIVSNILYYARERDEVVILLHENQRTVDCLNNIIAILKERGYDIRPITHDVKPKNFW; this is encoded by the coding sequence ATGATGAAACTAAGAAAAAACATAGTAATAAAATCATTTATTTTTTTTGTTTTAATTACAGTAAGTATTTTAGGATTTGGCAACAAATTAGTTAGTTATGCAGAAGGTAAAAAAATTGCATATATTACATTTGATGATGGACCGTCCAAGTACACTAGGCAAATAATTGATACCTTGGATAAAAATAATGTCAAGGGCACATTCTTTATGATAAACGATAATATGATAGTATTTAAGGATGATGTCAAAAGGATGACTGCTGAAGGTCATGGAACTGGATTCCATGGAATAACTCACGATATAAATGAATTATATAAAACTGAAGATTCGGCTATAGAAGAGTTTAGAACTTGCAATAGGACATTTTATAAGATAACAGGCCAAACATCAAGATTAGTAAGAATACCTTTTGGGAGTAAACCATATATGGTAGAAAGTATCTATAAAAAATTTATTGATGAAGGCTTTTTACTTTGGGATTGGACTCTTGATACAGAGGACTGGAAATCATCAGAAGACCAAATAGTAAGTAATATATTGTATTATGCAAGAGAAAGAGATGAAGTGGTAATATTATTACATGAAAATCAACGAACAGTAGACTGCTTAAACAATATTATAGCTATATTAAAAGAAAGAGGATATGATATAAGACCTATTACTCATGATGTAAAACCAAAGAATTTTTGGTAG
- a CDS encoding TIGR03905 family TSCPD domain-containing protein, with protein sequence MKIEFQTSGVCCRQITLEVDENNIIQEANFEGGCNGNLSGISKLIVGQNAKEVAAKLEGTTCGSKDTSCPDQLSKAIVDAL encoded by the coding sequence ATGAAAATAGAATTCCAAACTAGCGGTGTTTGTTGTCGTCAAATAACTTTAGAAGTTGACGAAAATAATATAATACAAGAAGCCAATTTTGAGGGTGGATGTAACGGAAACTTATCAGGTATAAGCAAATTAATAGTTGGTCAAAATGCTAAAGAAGTTGCTGCAAAATTAGAAGGAACTACTTGTGGTTCTAAAGATACTTCATGTCCAGATCAATTATCAAAAGCAATAGTTGATGCTTTATAG
- a CDS encoding YncE family protein yields the protein MKVYVSNYLSKSISVIDYDTLTLEKEIKLDDNIYPHHFCIDKEKNKMYLPSSSNGILYVLDMKDEKIIDSSSIGGSLTQIAMFEEEVFIANEDSNSIYFMDKNTLDPIGIICVDDMPHGFCFDLPRKKLYVPCMDSITCIDIIDKVIESKININFKAWHVQLDKYRSEIYVSTLDGKVVIIDEGTLATKRVFDEFLLPVQISFNYKDKKVYIADLGYKNIKILDYSLGKYVGNIDIDGIPQGLEISPDEEKLFISDTQKNSVKVYDTSTNKLIKEIKVEKEPTTIICM from the coding sequence ATGAAGGTGTATGTTTCAAACTATCTATCAAAAAGTATTAGTGTAATAGACTATGATACTTTAACTTTAGAAAAAGAAATTAAACTGGATGACAATATTTATCCGCATCACTTCTGTATAGATAAAGAGAAAAACAAGATGTATTTGCCCAGTTCTAGTAATGGGATCTTGTATGTTTTAGACATGAAGGATGAAAAAATAATAGATTCTTCATCTATTGGAGGAAGCTTAACTCAAATAGCTATGTTTGAAGAGGAAGTATTTATTGCCAATGAGGATTCCAACAGCATTTATTTTATGGATAAAAATACTTTAGATCCCATAGGAATAATCTGTGTGGATGACATGCCCCATGGTTTTTGCTTTGATTTGCCTAGAAAAAAATTGTACGTTCCTTGTATGGATTCCATAACGTGTATTGATATTATTGATAAAGTTATAGAAAGCAAAATAAATATAAACTTCAAAGCATGGCATGTACAACTAGATAAGTACAGGAGTGAGATTTACGTATCAACATTAGATGGAAAGGTGGTAATTATTGACGAAGGCACTTTAGCTACGAAAAGAGTTTTTGATGAATTTTTACTGCCAGTTCAAATATCTTTTAATTATAAGGATAAAAAAGTATATATAGCAGATTTGGGATACAAAAATATAAAGATACTAGATTATAGTTTAGGAAAGTATGTTGGTAATATAGACATAGATGGAATACCTCAGGGATTAGAAATCTCTCCAGACGAAGAAAAACTATTTATATCTGATACTCAGAAAAACTCAGTAAAAGTTTATGACACTTCTACAAATAAATTAATAAAGGAAATAAAAGTAGAAAAAGAGCCTACAACAATTATTTGTATGTAG
- the pstB gene encoding phosphate ABC transporter ATP-binding protein PstB, producing the protein MSMNDSNKLSVKDLDLFYGEKQALNKINMDIKPNKVTALIGPSGCGKSTFLRTLNRMNDLIEDVKIKGIVKVDGDDIYKNNDVIKLRTKIGMVFQKPNLFPMSIYDNVAYGPRVHGIKDKKTLDKIVEESLKGAAIWDEVKDRLKSPALGLSGGQQQRVCIARTIAMKPDVILMDEPTSALDPISTAKVEELIFELKKDYTIVIVTHNMQQAARISDETGFFLNGELIEYNNTKDIFTIPSDKRTEDYITGRFG; encoded by the coding sequence ATGAGTATGAATGATTCAAATAAATTAAGTGTTAAAGATTTAGATTTATTTTACGGAGAAAAACAAGCTTTAAATAAAATAAATATGGACATAAAACCCAATAAAGTTACTGCTTTAATAGGGCCATCAGGATGTGGAAAATCAACTTTTTTAAGAACTTTAAATAGAATGAATGACTTAATAGAAGATGTTAAAATAAAAGGCATAGTAAAAGTTGATGGTGATGATATTTATAAAAATAATGATGTAATAAAACTAAGAACAAAAATAGGTATGGTATTCCAAAAACCAAACTTATTCCCCATGAGTATATATGATAACGTAGCTTATGGTCCTAGAGTGCATGGAATAAAAGATAAAAAAACTTTAGATAAAATAGTAGAAGAAAGTTTAAAAGGAGCAGCTATTTGGGATGAAGTAAAAGATAGATTAAAATCACCAGCCCTTGGTTTATCAGGAGGACAACAACAAAGAGTGTGCATAGCAAGAACTATAGCAATGAAACCAGATGTAATATTAATGGATGAACCAACTTCAGCTCTAGATCCTATATCTACAGCAAAAGTTGAAGAATTAATCTTTGAATTAAAGAAGGATTATACTATTGTAATAGTTACTCATAATATGCAACAAGCAGCTCGTATATCAGATGAAACAGGATTCTTTTTAAATGGTGAACTAATAGAGTATAATAATACTAAAGACATATTCACTATACCATCTGATAAGAGAACAGAGGATTATATTACAGGAAGATTTGGTTAA